Within Veillonellales bacterium, the genomic segment TCGGCCTGAATGACAATTTCTTCAAAATTAAAACTGGGAGTTTCTTCGGCGAAAGCTGTCGGGGAACTTACCAGCAACCCGGCAAGTATGGCAGCCCGCAATAAGTGTTTGCGCATAGACAAAATTCTCCTTATACTGTATTTTTACAAAACAAAAAAAGCTATGCAAACGAGAGCCCGTTTAATAGCTTTACACTTCATGTGCATGATTCGCAATCTTCATGATTGCATTATTTTATATAATAATTCAAGCAGCTAAGGGAAAATCCTTTTTACAGCTACAAAATTGAAAAGACAACAGGATTTTTCATTTTTATGTAAAATATTATAAAAGGACAGAAGAGAGAGGGAAAATTTACTTAAGCGAAACTTAATTGGATATATTATTTTAGGGAGGATACTATGGATATTGACCACGTAACAAAAATATTAGAAGATTACCGTTCCGGTAGTCTGGCTTTAGATGCAGCAGTCGACAAGCTAAAATTATTACCGTATGAGGATTTACAGTTTGCCAAAATTGATCATCATCGCATGATTCGCCAAGGTTTTCCGGAAGTAGTCTTTTGTCAGGGGAAAACCATTGATCAAGTAGCTCAGATTATGAACCATCTGGCTACACAAAATAAAAATTGTTTGGCCACTCGGGCGACTCATGAAATGTATGAAGCAGTGCTAAAAACGATTCCTGATGCCCAATATTATGAACTCGCTCGTTTAATTCTCGTACAGCGGGAAAAACTGAACATGAATGAGGAACGGGTTATTCTTGTTATGACCGCCGGTACCAGTGACATTCCGGTAGCGGAAGAGGCGGCTATTACTGCTGAAATAATGGGAAATAAAGTAAAACGGGTTTATGACGTAGGAGTGGCGGGAATTCATCGCTTATTGGCACAGCAGGAAATTATGCAGCAAGCCAATGTGCTGATTGTTGTAGCCGGCATGGAAGGTGCTCTGGCAAGCGTTGTCGGCGGCATGGTGGCAAAACCGGTGATTGCCGTTCCCACCAGTGTTGGTTACGGAGCAAATTTCGGCGGATTATCAGCACTGCTAAGCATGTTAAACAGCTGCGCCGCCGGCATTGCCGTTGTTAATATTGACAATGGCTTTGGCGCCGGGCGTCTGGCCAGCATAATAAATGGAATGAGGTAATAAATTAATGCGTGCACTCTATTTGGACTGTTTTGCCGGGATTAGCGGTAATATGCTGCTGGGATCTTTACTTGACGTTGGTGTGCCGGAAAATTATTTACGCAGCGAATTGGCAAAACTTCAGTTAACAGGGTATGATTTAGTGATTCAACGAGTGGAAAAATCGGGTATCAGTGCAAATTATGTTGATGTTCAATTAGCTCATCATCACCATTATCACCGTCATCTGCCAGACATTATCGACATTATTGACAATTCTTCCCTGGAACTAACGATCAAAGAAAATAGCAAAAAAATCTTTCTGCGATTGGCAGAAGCAGAAGCAAAAGTTCATGGTACCGGCATTGATCACATCCACTTTCATGAAGTGGGAGCGGTTGACGCCATTATCGATATCGTAGGAACGATGATAGGGTTTCATTATTTGGGCATTGAAAAAATTTATGTCTCAAAACTCCAGGTTGGCAGCGGGTTTATTCAGTGCAGCCATGGCATGATGCCTGTTCCGGCACCCGCTACAGCAGAACTTCTAAAAAAGGTTCCTTATTATGCCGGCAAGATTGAAAAAGAACTGGTAACCCCTACCGGCGCAGCGATTATTACTGCTCTAGATTCCGAATTTGGTCTTATGCCTGAACAATTTTCTACCGATGCCATTGGCTACGGCGCCGGTACCTGGGAGTTGGACATTCCCAATGTGCTGCGAATGCACTACGGGACGATGCAGCAGCAAGCAAGTAATGAAGTAATGATTGTCGAAGCGAATATTGATGATTTAAATCCGCAAATTTATGGTTTTGTAATGGATAAGCTATTTGCGGCCGGTGCTCTGGATGTATGGATGACCCCGGTCATTATGAAAAAAAGCCGTCCGGCAGTCTTGTTTTCCGTTATGATACAGAGTCATCAATTACCTGCAGTTACCGAATTATTATTTCGTGAAACGTCTACCATTGGGATTCGTTATTCCCAGGTGGCGCGAACTACGGCATTCCGTGAAGTGGTGAGTGTTGAATCTCCCTGGGGTTTGGTACGGGCAAAAGTAAGTCGCTATCAAGGACGTATTTGTAATATTACACCGGAATATGAAGATTGTAAAAAGGTTGCGGAAACTCATCAGATCGCTTTAAAAAAAGTTCAACAAATCATTTTAGAAAGAGCGCATGCTGAATACGCTCAATAACTTCACCGTACTATTGGTCATAGCATACTTGGGGAAGCAAGCAGAACAATCGTCTGTCATTGATTTAGGGAAAGCGTTTGCTGGGGAAAGAGAGGATTGTTATGTCCAATTATAAAAGTATACGTGTCCCAATTAACCATGTAATTCCTGGGATGGAACTCGCCAAGCCGGTTCTTACCGACGAGGGAAAGATTGCTCTAAGTGAGGGAACTTACCTGAATGCCGGATTAATCATCCGGCTTAAGCATTGGGGAATTATGAGTTTGGATATTCGCGAACTGGCTCCGGACGATGCTGAAGAGCGGAACAAGCCTTCACATTCTCAACAAAAGTTTTATTCGGATTACGATAAAACGGTGGATACGGTCAAAAAAAGTTTTCAACTTATTCGTGATTCCAACACGGTTCCATTTGAAGAATGCCAGAAATTAGTTGATAAAGACATGGAACTGATTCTCGAATCGCCAGGTGTTATCAATCATTTACATATGGTCAACAGGCAGGGGGACGAGTATACTTTTCACCATTCTGTAAATGTCGCGGTTGTTGCCGGTGTATTAGGCAAGTGGCTTGAATATGACCAGAATGAAATCAATAATTTAATGCTTGCCGGTCTTCTGCATGATATAGGAAAAGTCAAAGTCCCTTTAAAAATTGTGAATAAGCCGGCCAAGCTGTCCGTAGCGGAAATGGAAATCATGAAACAGCATACCATATACGGTTACCGGTTAATCAGAGATATTCCCAATATTTCACAGAAATTGCTGCTTGCTGTTTTACAGCATCATGAGCGTATGGACGGCTGTGGCTATCCCTTCCAAATAAAAGGTGACCGCATTCATCCTTATGCAAGAATTATTGCCATTGCCGATATGTATGATGCAATGACCTCCGATCGGGTTTATCAGCCTAAAACCACGCCATTTACCGTGGTTGAAATGATTGTCAAGGAAATGTTTAATAAACTTGATCCGGCGATCTGTACAATTTTTTTAAATAATGTCCGTGACTATTTTATCGGCAATGTGGTTCAATTAAGCGATGGCCGTGAGGCGGAAGTAGTATACGTGGGACAATTCGTCGCTTCAAGACCTGTTGTGCGAACCCAGGCAGGGGAATTTATTGATTTAGAGAAGCGTAAAGAGCTTTCAGTGGTAAAGCTGATAGAAGCGTAAGCCTGCCGGCAGCATAAAGCCAATTTCATGCATACTTGGGGTGACAAAGGTGAAAGATGTCCAAAATCGATGGGATGAACGGGGTATAGCCATTCAAAAGGTAGGGGTCAGTGATGTACATCTGCCTTTTTTCATAAAAACAAAAGATGGATCTTTTCAGTCTGTATTGGCAAAAATAATCCTTACTGTAGAATTGCCGCAACAGTATAAAGGAACTCATATGAGTCGTTTTATTGAAATATTAAGTGAATGGAGTCAAAAACCGGTTTCCGGCCACGAAATGGGATGCATTCTGGCAGATACGATCAGCCGGCTGAATGCCAAACGGGCTCATTTGGATATCGGTTTTAAATACTTTATCGAAAAAGCGGCACCGGTCAGCGGCCTGACAAGCATGTTGGATTTTGACTGCCTGTTTTCTGCCAGTTTGGCAAAAGACGAGCCGCTGGACTTTGTCCTGGGTGTGGCCGCTCCGTTTACCTCTTTATGCCCGTGCAGCAAGGAAATATCCAAATACGGGGCTCATAATCAGCGCGGCCTGATGAAGGTAAAACTGAAGCAGCGTCATGGCCACTTTATTTGGATAGAGGATTTAGCGGCGCTGATGGAAACCCAGGGAAGTTGTCCCGTCTATTCGCTATTGAAACGGGAGGACGAAAAATACGTAACAGAGCGGGCCTATGAGAATCCAAAGTTTGTTGAAGATATCCTGCGTGATTTAGTATTGGCTTTACGGCAAATACAAGGTATTCAATGGTTCGAAGTGGAATGCGAAAATTACGAATCCATTCACAATCATAGTGCATATGCGCAGCATGAAGAATTTGTCGGACGTTAAAGCGAGGAATTACGCTTAAATGAACTGGAAAAAATTTACGGATGAATGCCGTACCGTTGGTAAGTGGCTTGATGAAAATTACGGTCATACTCAGAAGCAGATAGTAATGCTGATGAAGATTTTAGCTGCCATTTTGCTGGAGGAAAAACAACCTGAAAAACTTGTCGGCTGGGCTGTATCCTCTCAGCCGCTGCGTAAAATTACTCAGCTGAGCAGCGGCCAAATCCATTCTATTGCGCCGCTGCCGGATACTATTTCTGAACTCATTTCACGCTGGGTCTGCCTTTTACCACGGGATTCCGGCATACTGGGCACTGTCTACGAAGAACTTGCCTCCGGCTGCCGTTTTCGTGGTTTATATTATACGCCTGCCGCTGCCGTTGCTTTTATTCTCAAACATACTTTGGAGCAAGAGGATATCGTTGCCCGGCCCAGGATACGGATTTTAGACCCGGCATGTGGCTGCGGCAGCTTTTTGCTGCAAGCGTATGGGATTTTATTTACTAAATTTAAATGCTCTCGTCAAATGCTGCAAGAGAAATATCCGGAGGAAGATTGGTCCGATAGTGGGATTCACCGTCATATTTTGCAATATAATTTGTGGGGAGCCGATATTGATGAGGTGGCGGCTGATATAACTGCCGCAGGTCTTGCCTTACAGTGTCCGGATAGCAATGCGGCCGCAATGCCGCCCCATATTATTGCCTATGACAGTTTAAAACGCCCGGCAAAAGCAGATACTCCGGAATTCTTGCGTAAATTTTGGTTTTCCAGTTATGATTATGTAATTGGCAATCCTCCTTATTTATCCTTTGGGCTGCGTGGCGCTCGACGCCTGGACAGTCAATATGGAGATTATCTTCGGCAGGCGTATCCCGAATCGGCCCAATATAAGTTAAGTTATTATGTTCTTTTTTTACAACGCGGTATTGAGATGCTGGCAGAGAAGGGAAAATTGGGATTTATTATACCTGACAGTTTTCTTTTAGGCCGCTATTATTCTAAAATCAGGCATTATATATTGGAACATACAACCATTGATTTAATTGCGCATATTTCTTCCGCTGTATTTAAACGTGCGGCCGTCGGGTATTTAGCCATTTGTGTTTTTACCAAGTGCTCTGAAGCAAGGGAACTTTCAAAACAAAACCAGCTGGCGATCTATCAAATCAATCGGCAGTCAGGGTTTGAAAAAGTAAAACCGGTGTGCCAATATCATCAAAGCTATTTCTCCCAGCTTCCTTATGACCGGTTTCGTATTTTTTTTAATTTGAAAACAAAACAGTTAATTGATCGTTTCGATAAACTGGGTCTGCCGCTAAAAAATTTTGCTGACGGGCATACGGGAATTCGTTCCTTGTCTCAGCAAAAAGAAATTATTGCAACGGCACCGCAGGAAGACGCATCCTGGCAGCGTGGATTGGTTTCCGGCAGGGAGGTTAACCGTTTTAGTGTGGATTATCAGCATCACTGGCTTCATATCGCCCCGGAACTGCTATACAAGGGCGGCTGGAAAAAGGAAATCATCCAGCAAAGGAAAATACTAATACGTCAAACCGGCTACATGCTGATTGCCGGTATTGATAATAAGGGCCTTTATCACTTGAACAATATTCATAGTTTTGTTTTAAACCAGCAAACGGTTACATTGGATTATTTGCTGCTGCTGCTAAATTCTAAGCTGCTGTCCTTTTATTATCATGCGGTTACAATGGAATATGGCCGGGCGATGGCACAAACAGACATTGAAGCCTTGGAACTGCTGCCGGTAATCGTTAACCGGGATATTAACCGGCAAGCACCGGAATTGGTGCAAATCATGGAAAATTTGACGATAAAAAGCCGTTCAAAGGATAGTTCATCACAACAGAAAGCCGCTGCCTTTGACGATTATCTCAATCAAATCGTTTACCGCATTTACGGCTTAACCGATCAGGATATTGAATATGTGGAAGAATGCGAAGGAAACTAACGGAATTATTTTTAGCAAAGTGTTGCTTTTAGGGAATATTTGCCATAATTCATTCTCAACGCTATTATATATATTTAAGCTTGGCAGGGTAAGAAGGAGTTAAAATGAAACAATTGATTATCAATGCTGATGATTTTGGACTGCATGAAGCGGTAAATAGAGGGATCATTGCAGGCTATACCCAAGGATGTATTACCAGTACTTCACTTATACCGGGAGGGCAAGCGTTTGAGCAGGCAGTATCCTTAGCCAAGCAAAATCCCGGCCTGGGAGTTGGCGTACATTTAACGCTGGTAGCCGACAGGCCGGTAACAGATCCGGGACAAATTCCTTCTTTAGTGGATAGTGAGGGCAGATTTATTGAAAAATACCCGCAATTTATTTTATGCTACTTATTGGGTAAGATTTGTGATGCGGAAATTCGGCTGGAACTTTTCGCTCAGGTGCGGAAAGCTGCTGCAGCGGGAATACCGATCACCCATCTGGACAGTCATCAGCATCTCCATGTTCTTCCCGGAATACTCCGAATTGTTATCGATCTTGCCAAGGAGTTTAATATCCGGGCCATACGCATTCCTGATGAGTCCTATTTTTTTCTTGGCGGATATCCATTTACAGCTTTTCGTCTTATTGGCCGCAGCGGACTGACTTTTTTAGCCCGGATGGCCAGAAAAAATATTATTCGCCAGGGGATTGCCGCACCGGATCATTTTTATGGCATGCTCGCCGGCGGCAATATGCGGGAAGAATATT encodes:
- the larB gene encoding nickel pincer cofactor biosynthesis protein LarB: MDIDHVTKILEDYRSGSLALDAAVDKLKLLPYEDLQFAKIDHHRMIRQGFPEVVFCQGKTIDQVAQIMNHLATQNKNCLATRATHEMYEAVLKTIPDAQYYELARLILVQREKLNMNEERVILVMTAGTSDIPVAEEAAITAEIMGNKVKRVYDVGVAGIHRLLAQQEIMQQANVLIVVAGMEGALASVVGGMVAKPVIAVPTSVGYGANFGGLSALLSMLNSCAAGIAVVNIDNGFGAGRLASIINGMR
- a CDS encoding TaqI-like C-terminal specificity domain-containing protein translates to MNWKKFTDECRTVGKWLDENYGHTQKQIVMLMKILAAILLEEKQPEKLVGWAVSSQPLRKITQLSSGQIHSIAPLPDTISELISRWVCLLPRDSGILGTVYEELASGCRFRGLYYTPAAAVAFILKHTLEQEDIVARPRIRILDPACGCGSFLLQAYGILFTKFKCSRQMLQEKYPEEDWSDSGIHRHILQYNLWGADIDEVAADITAAGLALQCPDSNAAAMPPHIIAYDSLKRPAKADTPEFLRKFWFSSYDYVIGNPPYLSFGLRGARRLDSQYGDYLRQAYPESAQYKLSYYVLFLQRGIEMLAEKGKLGFIIPDSFLLGRYYSKIRHYILEHTTIDLIAHISSAVFKRAAVGYLAICVFTKCSEARELSKQNQLAIYQINRQSGFEKVKPVCQYHQSYFSQLPYDRFRIFFNLKTKQLIDRFDKLGLPLKNFADGHTGIRSLSQQKEIIATAPQEDASWQRGLVSGREVNRFSVDYQHHWLHIAPELLYKGGWKKEIIQQRKILIRQTGYMLIAGIDNKGLYHLNNIHSFVLNQQTVTLDYLLLLLNSKLLSFYYHAVTMEYGRAMAQTDIEALELLPVIVNRDINRQAPELVQIMENLTIKSRSKDSSSQQKAAAFDDYLNQIVYRIYGLTDQDIEYVEECEGN
- the folE2 gene encoding GTP cyclohydrolase FolE2, with translation MTKVKDVQNRWDERGIAIQKVGVSDVHLPFFIKTKDGSFQSVLAKIILTVELPQQYKGTHMSRFIEILSEWSQKPVSGHEMGCILADTISRLNAKRAHLDIGFKYFIEKAAPVSGLTSMLDFDCLFSASLAKDEPLDFVLGVAAPFTSLCPCSKEISKYGAHNQRGLMKVKLKQRHGHFIWIEDLAALMETQGSCPVYSLLKREDEKYVTERAYENPKFVEDILRDLVLALRQIQGIQWFEVECENYESIHNHSAYAQHEEFVGR
- a CDS encoding HD-GYP domain-containing protein, which gives rise to MSNYKSIRVPINHVIPGMELAKPVLTDEGKIALSEGTYLNAGLIIRLKHWGIMSLDIRELAPDDAEERNKPSHSQQKFYSDYDKTVDTVKKSFQLIRDSNTVPFEECQKLVDKDMELILESPGVINHLHMVNRQGDEYTFHHSVNVAVVAGVLGKWLEYDQNEINNLMLAGLLHDIGKVKVPLKIVNKPAKLSVAEMEIMKQHTIYGYRLIRDIPNISQKLLLAVLQHHERMDGCGYPFQIKGDRIHPYARIIAIADMYDAMTSDRVYQPKTTPFTVVEMIVKEMFNKLDPAICTIFLNNVRDYFIGNVVQLSDGREAEVVYVGQFVASRPVVRTQAGEFIDLEKRKELSVVKLIEA
- a CDS encoding ChbG/HpnK family deacetylase, which encodes MKQLIINADDFGLHEAVNRGIIAGYTQGCITSTSLIPGGQAFEQAVSLAKQNPGLGVGVHLTLVADRPVTDPGQIPSLVDSEGRFIEKYPQFILCYLLGKICDAEIRLELFAQVRKAAAAGIPITHLDSHQHLHVLPGILRIVIDLAKEFNIRAIRIPDESYFFLGGYPFTAFRLIGRSGLTFLARMARKNIIRQGIAAPDHFYGMLAGGNMREEYLQNIIAQLPNETSEIMMHPGYDNNILGQAYSWNYHWQEELAAVKSLQTKQRLEEKRVNLISFKELAHG
- the larC gene encoding nickel pincer cofactor biosynthesis protein LarC, which translates into the protein MRALYLDCFAGISGNMLLGSLLDVGVPENYLRSELAKLQLTGYDLVIQRVEKSGISANYVDVQLAHHHHYHRHLPDIIDIIDNSSLELTIKENSKKIFLRLAEAEAKVHGTGIDHIHFHEVGAVDAIIDIVGTMIGFHYLGIEKIYVSKLQVGSGFIQCSHGMMPVPAPATAELLKKVPYYAGKIEKELVTPTGAAIITALDSEFGLMPEQFSTDAIGYGAGTWELDIPNVLRMHYGTMQQQASNEVMIVEANIDDLNPQIYGFVMDKLFAAGALDVWMTPVIMKKSRPAVLFSVMIQSHQLPAVTELLFRETSTIGIRYSQVARTTAFREVVSVESPWGLVRAKVSRYQGRICNITPEYEDCKKVAETHQIALKKVQQIILERAHAEYAQ